A segment of the Filifactor alocis ATCC 35896 genome:
TTCACTGCTGTTACATAGAAATTAAGCTGTCCTAAATGTTCCGGCTTAAACTTCTCCGCTTTCAGTTCTATAACAATGTAAGAATGGAGTTTCAAATTGTAAAACAGTAAATCAATATAAAAATCATCCCCATTTATATTTATGTGATATTCTTTGCCTATGTAGGCAAATCCCTCACCAAGTTCAAGTAAAAAATCAGAAATCTTGTCAACCAGTTCTTTTTGAAGTTCCCTTTCATCATATCCTTCACGAATGGTAAGAAAATCAAAATGATATGGATCTTTTAATGTCTGTCTTGCAAGATCTGATTGCAGAGCGGGTAACCTTTTTTCAAAGTTTGTTATAGATTTTCCTTCCCTGCCATATAATCCACTTTCAATTTGATGTACAAGTACATTCCTACTCCATCCGTTCTCAATAGTTTTATCAACATAATATATGGCTTCATCAATGGTCTTGCACTTATTTATTATCCTTTGATTATGTCCCCAAGGTATCTGTTTAATATGGTTGATAACTCTTTCATCAAATTGGGCTACAGGCTGTAGTCCTTTTGAATTGCTGTCGTTATTTTCTATTTCGGCTACACCTTGTAGCCCTTTCATATAGAATAAATACCACCTTCTGATATACTTAATATTTGTTTCGGAAAAACCTTTCATATCAGGAAACTCTTTTTGCAAATCTTTAGCTAACGATTTTATAAAGGCATCTCCCCATGAATGTTGTTCTTGATTTTTTACAATGTATTCTCCCAAAGTCCAATACAAATCTAACAGCTCATAATTTACCTTTATTGCAGCTTTAAGTTGACTATTTCTTACTTTCTCTTTTAACTCTAACAATAACTTTTTATACTCACTATCACTTGTGATAGACAGCTCTTTCTTTTCCAAAGGTCATACCTCCTTACTCCTAATAATATTTAATTATACCAAATTTATCAATATTTTTCATCTGCTAATTTCCTTCAAGTTGAGTTTTAAAGCTTAATTTTTATCTTAGGTATACTTTGATGCCTCTTTTAGTCTTAACGCTCTAAAAATGCCTTCACACCGCCTTATAGGATAGCTATAAATGTTCTCCCTTGTCATAATCTTCAATAGTCGGAATCTTGCCGGTCTTTTTCTGTGATAGTTTATCCTTGTCTTGCTCATACCAATTAAGGATAGTTACATAATGGTCTTGATATGTCTTTCCGGTACTCTTGATATACCTTGACAGTTTTTCAATCATC
Coding sequences within it:
- a CDS encoding PDDEXK nuclease domain-containing protein, with product MEKKELSITSDSEYKKLLLELKEKVRNSQLKAAIKVNYELLDLYWTLGEYIVKNQEQHSWGDAFIKSLAKDLQKEFPDMKGFSETNIKYIRRWYLFYMKGLQGVAEIENNDSNSKGLQPVAQFDERVINHIKQIPWGHNQRIINKCKTIDEAIYYVDKTIENGWSRNVLVHQIESGLYGREGKSITNFEKRLPALQSDLARQTLKDPYHFDFLTIREGYDERELQKELVDKISDFLLELGEGFAYIGKEYHININGDDFYIDLLFYNLKLHSYIVIELKAEKFKPEHLGQLNFYVTAVNRELKTDRDNATIGLLICKDKNDVVCEYSLEQISQPIGISKYEITKLLEAEYKSSLPSIEEIEKKIKEIDTDN